A single Triticum dicoccoides isolate Atlit2015 ecotype Zavitan chromosome 2A, WEW_v2.0, whole genome shotgun sequence DNA region contains:
- the LOC119359650 gene encoding chitinase 5-like, with product MAKSPMAILALGLAAVVLSGAGLAGGDPVESVVTDAFFDGIKSRAAADGCPGKSFYTRQFFLDGAQANPDFGEGGTSDDGKREIAAFFAHFTHETGYMCYIEEKDGASQNYCDTNYPLWPCTSGRAYYGRGPLQLTWNYNYGAAGQKLGFNGLDNPEKVAQDPALTFQAAFWFWMTNVHQVVPQGFGETTRKINSGECNGGNAPAMNARANYYVEYCKQFGVDPGNNLTC from the exons ATGGCGAAGTCGCCCATGGCGATCCTGGCTCTCGGGCTAGCAGCAGTAGTCCTATCTGGCGCCGGACTGGCAGGCGGCGATCCCGTGGAGAGCGTCGTCACCGACGCGTTCTTCGACGGGATCAAGTCCCGGGCCGCCGCCGACGGGTGCCCCGGCAAGAGCTTTTACACGCGCCAGTTTTTCCTGGACGGCGCCCAGGCGAACCCCGACTTCGGGGAAGGCGGCACCAGCGACGACGGCAAGAGGGAGATAGCCGCCTTCTTCGCCCATTTCACCCACGAGACTGGAT ACATGTGCTACATCGAGGAGAAGGACGGGGCGAGCCAGAACTACTGCGACACGAATTACCCGCTGTGGCCGTGTACCTCGGGGAGGGCGTACTACGGGCGCGGGCCGCTGCAGCTGACGTGGAACTACAACTACGGGGCGGCGGGGCAGAAGCTCGGCTTCAACGGGCTCGACAACCCGGAGAAGGTGGCGCAGGACCCGGCGTTGACGTTCCAGGCGGCGTTCTGGTTCTGGATGACCAACGTGCATCAGGTCGTGCCGCAGGGGTTCGGCGAGACCACCAGGAAAATCAACAGTGGCGAGTGCAACGGCGGGAACGCGCCGGCGATGAACGCGCGGGCGAACTACTACGTGGAGTACTGCAAGCAGTTCGGGGTCGACCCGGGGAACAACCTCACTTGCTAG
- the LOC119359651 gene encoding COX assembly mitochondrial protein 2 homolog, with protein sequence MHPHLTLHRHPMCAEIIEEFQKCHVDHPIKKFFGECTDLKIKLDRCFRQEKAVKRKANFEESKKFKERLQAYKKEMAEKENES encoded by the exons ATGCATCCCCATCTAACCCTACACAGGCATCCTATGTGTGCTGAG ATTATTGAAGAATTCCAGAAGTGCCATGTGGATCACCCCATCAAAAAATTCTTTGGTGAATGCACAGATCTTAAGATTAAGCTTGATCGGTGCTTCCGGCAGGAG AAAGCTGTGAAGAGAAAGGCAAACTTTGAAGAGAGCAAGAAATTTAAAGAAAGGTTGCAGGCTTATAAAAAGGAAATGGCTGAGAAAGAAAATGAATCATAG